In Prochlorococcus marinus XMU1406, the genomic stretch GCTAGAACATTACTAAATGTCCATTTAAAATTCCCACTTGCAGCTGCTCCACAAATAACTCCCCATATCAAAGGGATCCACGTTATGGGTTTCATTAACTGTATACGGAGTTTCCATATACTTGATGTTTCAGAGGCACCCTTAATTCCTAATAGTTGTTTTGGATCATTCACTTTACTCTTTAACCTTTCTCAATTTCTTCTGGGAAAAACCAATTTTGCTCACCATTCTGAAATTTTGCGGTTATCCCAATACTTCTGCCGTCTGTCATTTTATAGCCTGTTATTACGGCTTTAGGATTCGAGGATATTTGATCGATTAATTTAGCTGGTAGTCTATCTTTTACTTTGTTAATGTTAATTTTGATTTTACTACCGATTTTGGGTAATAATTTTGTTTCAGCCATAAGAGGTAAAATGGAAGCTATTATGCAAGATTAACAGCATTTGGACAATTTTTACTAAAATGGTAGCTCTTCGTTTAATTCCTTGTTTAGATGTCGCCCATGGCAGAGTGGTTAAAGGTGTAAATTTTGTTAACTTGAGAGACTCAGGCGATCCTGTTGAATTGGCTTGTAGGTATTCTGATGAAGGCGCAGATGAATTAGTATTCTTAGATATTAGAGCTAGTGTAGAAAATAGAAATACATTAGTTGACCTTGTTTCTAGGACCGCAAAATCAGTAAAAATCCCATTTACAGTAGGTGGAGGAATAGATTCTGTTTCTTCAATTAATGATCTTTTAAGAGCTGGAGCGGACAAAGTGAGTTTGAATTCTTCTGCTGTTAGAAATCCAGATTTAATTTCTAAAAGTTCTAGAGAATTTGGTAATCAATGTATCGTGATAGCAATTGATGCTAAAAGAAAAGTTAATAAGACTGATGAATGGGAGGTTTATGTAAAAGGAGGGAGAGAAAATACTGGAATAGATGTATTAAGTTGGGCAAAGAAAGTTGAGGAGTTAGGCGCAGGGGAAATTTTGCTTACTTCAATGGATGGTGATGGCACGCAGAATGGATATGATTTACATCTGACTGAATCTGTTACCAATATTGTTAATATTCCAGTGATTGCTTCTGGAGGAGCAGGTTGTTTAGAAGATATCTATGATGTTTTCAATGAAGGCAGGGCATCTGCCGCACTTTTAGCATCATTACTTCATGATAAGAAACTTTCTTTAAGAGAAATAAAGACTTTCCTCCTTGGGAAAAAACTTCCTATTAGACCATATGAATAAAAAATTTAATTTAATACCAAAAAGAAATAAGTTAAAAATTTAAAAATGAAATTCACAAAAACTATCGAAGTCAAAAATATATTTAATAAAATTTCTTATAAATATGACTTTTTAAATAATCTATTAAGTTTTGGGCTGCACAGATTATGGAAAAGGAAATTAGTTAATTTATTGGAACCTTTAAATGGTGAAGATTGGGCAGATTTATGCTGTGGAACTGGAGATTTAGCATTCTTAATTTCTGAGAGAGTTAGTCCAAGGGGTTCAATTACTGGGATTGACAGTGCGGAGGATATCTTAAATATTGCAAAAAAAAAATCAGAGCTTAAAAAAAATAAATTTATTAAGTGGGAAATTAAAGATGTATTAGAAATTAATGATTATTCAAAAAATTTTGATGGGATTTGCATGTCATATGGACTTAGAAACTTGAATAATGTTGAAGGAGGAATAAAAAAAGTTTTTGATCTTTTGAAGGATAAGGGAAGGGCAGGATTTTTGGATTTTAATCACTCAACAAGAAATTCTTTATCCAATATTTTTCAGAAAATTTATTTGAGATTAATTGTAGTAACCATTTCGCGGCTTTTTAATTTAGGTCCAGAGTACGCATATATTGAAAAAAGTATTAGTAATTTTCCAAAGAAAAATGTGCTTATAAATATTGCTAAGGAAGTTGGATTTAAAAAAGCTGAATATATGACTATTGGGGGGGGGCAAATGGGAATACTAATTTTAACTAAATAAAGAATTTAGTTTTTTATTTTTCTCCAACAAAAAGAACACTTTCCCCATCTTTTGATTTCGCCCTCAGGAGTAGGGGAATTACAAAGAGTACAAATGCACATATTATTTTGATTGATTCTGCTTGGATGCTTTGCCCAAACTATCTTTGCATTAGTAGCTTTGATATTTTTATTTTTAATTTCATAATTTTGTATTATTTTTATTTCATTCAAAGTTATTCCAATTTTCTCGATTCTCTCTTTTAATTTATGCTTGTTGTAGATTAAAGCTTGGCGCCATTGTGGATGATTTACTGCAATAGTAAGTATTTTTTTTTCAATATTTAATGGTTTACATTCTTGAAATAGTTCTAAGCCG encodes the following:
- the hisF gene encoding imidazole glycerol phosphate synthase subunit HisF, encoding MVALRLIPCLDVAHGRVVKGVNFVNLRDSGDPVELACRYSDEGADELVFLDIRASVENRNTLVDLVSRTAKSVKIPFTVGGGIDSVSSINDLLRAGADKVSLNSSAVRNPDLISKSSREFGNQCIVIAIDAKRKVNKTDEWEVYVKGGRENTGIDVLSWAKKVEELGAGEILLTSMDGDGTQNGYDLHLTESVTNIVNIPVIASGGAGCLEDIYDVFNEGRASAALLASLLHDKKLSLREIKTFLLGKKLPIRPYE
- the petP gene encoding cytochrome b6f subunit PetP yields the protein MAETKLLPKIGSKIKININKVKDRLPAKLIDQISSNPKAVITGYKMTDGRSIGITAKFQNGEQNWFFPEEIEKG
- a CDS encoding DUF721 domain-containing protein: MDKKYLPIVNRRNPQPLKNCLDNFKKSCGDLDKLTKINENWKNLIGLELFQECKPLNIEKKILTIAVNHPQWRQALIYNKHKLKERIEKIGITLNEIKIIQNYEIKNKNIKATNAKIVWAKHPSRINQNNMCICTLCNSPTPEGEIKRWGKCSFCWRKIKN
- a CDS encoding ubiquinone/menaquinone biosynthesis methyltransferase, whose amino-acid sequence is MKFTKTIEVKNIFNKISYKYDFLNNLLSFGLHRLWKRKLVNLLEPLNGEDWADLCCGTGDLAFLISERVSPRGSITGIDSAEDILNIAKKKSELKKNKFIKWEIKDVLEINDYSKNFDGICMSYGLRNLNNVEGGIKKVFDLLKDKGRAGFLDFNHSTRNSLSNIFQKIYLRLIVVTISRLFNLGPEYAYIEKSISNFPKKNVLINIAKEVGFKKAEYMTIGGGQMGILILTK